The Listeria sp. PSOL-1 genome includes a region encoding these proteins:
- the gyrB gene encoding DNA topoisomerase (ATP-hydrolyzing) subunit B — MSEENISNVHENASDYNENQIQVLEGLEAVRKRPGMYIGSTSQRGLHHLVWEIVDNSIDEALAGFCTEIEITIERDNSITVKDNGRGIPTGLNEKLGRPTLEVIFTVLHAGGKFGGGGYKVSGGLHGVGASVVNALSTSLEVNVHRDGKKYYQRFERGNVVMEMEEQGESDDRGTIVHFTPDPEIFTETTEFDYETLRTRTRELAFLNRNLQISIDDKREENSSPSVYHYEGGIKSYVEHLNRAKEVIHEEPIYIEGERDDIMVEVSMQYNTGFSSNIISFANNIHTYEGGTHESGFKTALTRVINDYARRNKLFKDSDDNLIGEDVREGLTAIISIKHPDPQFEGQTKTKLGNTEARSITDRLFSEALNKFMMENPDVSKKIVEKGIVASRARLAAKRAREVARKKSGLEISSLPGKLADCSSRNPEISELYIVEGDSAGGSAKQGRDRVFQAILPIRGKILNVEKARLDKILANEEIRTIFTAMGTGFGGDFDVSKARYHKLIIMTDADVDGAHIRTLLLTLFYRYMRPLVDAGYVYIAQPPLFQIKHGKQVEYVYSEKQRDNYLAQLNGEKYSIQRYKGLGEMNPEQLWETTMNPEHRTLLQVNIQDAIIADETFEMLMGDRVEPRRKFIEENAQYVKNLDI; from the coding sequence ATGTCAGAAGAAAATATTTCAAATGTACATGAAAATGCCTCTGATTATAATGAAAACCAAATTCAAGTTTTAGAGGGGCTTGAAGCAGTTCGCAAACGCCCAGGTATGTATATTGGATCAACTAGTCAACGCGGGCTCCATCACTTAGTATGGGAAATTGTCGATAATTCTATTGATGAAGCGCTGGCAGGTTTTTGTACTGAAATCGAAATTACGATTGAAAGAGACAACAGTATCACAGTGAAAGATAACGGACGTGGTATTCCTACTGGACTAAATGAAAAACTAGGTCGCCCTACTCTTGAAGTTATTTTCACAGTACTTCACGCTGGCGGGAAATTTGGAGGCGGCGGTTATAAAGTATCGGGAGGTTTACACGGAGTTGGTGCTTCTGTTGTTAACGCCCTTTCAACAAGCCTTGAAGTAAATGTACATCGCGACGGGAAAAAATATTATCAACGTTTTGAACGCGGTAATGTTGTGATGGAAATGGAAGAACAAGGAGAAAGCGATGATCGTGGAACGATTGTTCATTTCACACCTGATCCAGAAATTTTCACTGAAACAACTGAATTTGATTATGAAACTTTGCGGACACGTACGCGGGAATTAGCGTTCCTTAATCGTAATCTTCAAATTTCCATTGACGACAAGCGTGAGGAAAATTCTTCCCCAAGTGTTTATCATTATGAAGGTGGAATCAAATCGTACGTAGAGCATTTGAATCGTGCGAAAGAAGTGATTCACGAGGAGCCAATTTATATTGAAGGTGAGCGCGACGATATTATGGTCGAAGTTTCGATGCAGTATAATACAGGTTTTTCAAGTAATATTATCTCTTTTGCTAATAATATTCATACGTATGAAGGTGGAACTCACGAATCTGGTTTTAAAACAGCTCTTACACGTGTAATCAATGATTATGCGCGACGAAATAAACTTTTTAAAGATAGTGATGATAATCTGATTGGTGAAGATGTTCGCGAAGGTTTAACAGCTATTATTTCGATTAAGCATCCCGATCCACAATTTGAAGGACAAACAAAGACAAAACTCGGGAATACAGAAGCACGCTCAATCACTGATAGGCTCTTTTCTGAGGCATTAAATAAATTTATGATGGAAAACCCTGATGTTAGTAAAAAAATTGTAGAAAAAGGTATTGTGGCGTCTCGAGCGCGTCTTGCAGCTAAACGGGCCCGTGAAGTAGCACGTAAAAAAAGTGGCTTAGAAATTTCTAGTCTACCAGGAAAACTAGCTGATTGTTCTTCGCGTAATCCTGAAATCAGCGAACTTTACATTGTTGAAGGAGATTCAGCAGGTGGTTCAGCAAAACAAGGTCGTGATCGTGTATTCCAAGCCATTTTACCAATTCGTGGAAAAATTTTGAATGTGGAAAAAGCACGTTTAGATAAAATTTTGGCAAATGAAGAAATCCGAACGATTTTTACAGCAATGGGTACGGGCTTTGGTGGTGACTTTGATGTATCGAAGGCACGCTATCATAAATTGATTATCATGACAGATGCCGATGTTGATGGAGCTCATATTCGAACGCTTCTACTCACCCTCTTTTATCGTTATATGCGTCCGCTTGTTGATGCTGGTTACGTTTATATTGCTCAACCCCCACTTTTCCAAATCAAACATGGTAAACAAGTGGAATATGTTTATTCTGAAAAACAACGGGATAACTATTTAGCCCAACTTAACGGAGAAAAATACAGCATTCAACGTTATAAAGGTTTAGGTGAAATGAATCCCGAACAACTTTGGGAAACAACAATGAATCCTGAGCATCGTACATTACTACAAGTTAATATTCAAGATGCAATTATTGCAGATGAAACGTTTGAAATGTTAATGGGTGATCGCGTTGAACCTCGTCGTAAATTTATTGAAGAAAATGCGCAATACGTAAAAAATCTTGATATTTGA